A stretch of the Leptospiraceae bacterium genome encodes the following:
- a CDS encoding TIGR02757 family protein, whose amino-acid sequence MKSERDFLQNLANKYSDASYLASDPIEFCYRYKTKKDIEIVGFIAALFSYGNVLSIKQHLEKLFTLLGKSPFAFIKEGDFSKIEKEIPKYRFQTHKDNLIFLQTLSSILKDRNSLESLFHLENKEAVLNERIVNFQNHFITTVKEITSKFKLSYGLQFLIGSGILGSSNKRYCMFLRWMVRDSFPDFGIYKSIPKSSLLYPTDVHIVRLSRILGFSHRRTVDFQLAKSISDHFKIINPKDPLAYDFALSRLGILKICKSKYVPEICESCELKKICNIYNSK is encoded by the coding sequence ATGAAATCGGAAAGAGATTTTCTACAAAATCTGGCAAATAAATATTCTGATGCATCTTACCTAGCAAGTGATCCAATCGAATTTTGTTATCGTTATAAAACAAAGAAAGACATTGAGATTGTCGGTTTTATAGCGGCATTGTTTTCTTATGGAAATGTGCTTTCTATCAAACAACATCTAGAAAAGCTCTTTACCTTATTAGGCAAATCGCCATTTGCTTTTATAAAAGAAGGAGACTTTTCAAAAATCGAAAAAGAAATTCCTAAGTATAGATTTCAAACACATAAGGATAATCTAATATTCCTACAAACACTTTCTTCTATCTTAAAAGATAGGAACAGTTTGGAATCTTTGTTTCATTTAGAGAATAAAGAAGCTGTTTTAAATGAAAGAATTGTGAATTTCCAAAATCATTTTATCACAACAGTAAAAGAGATTACCAGCAAATTCAAATTAAGCTACGGACTTCAATTCTTGATTGGTTCTGGTATATTAGGATCTTCTAATAAACGGTATTGCATGTTTTTAAGGTGGATGGTAAGAGATTCATTTCCTGATTTTGGAATTTATAAATCAATTCCAAAATCGTCCCTACTCTATCCAACAGATGTTCATATCGTTCGACTTTCTAGAATATTAGGATTTTCGCATAGACGAACCGTTGACTTTCAATTGGCAAAGAGTATTTCCGATCATTTTAAAATTATAAATCCGAAAGACCCACTTGCCTATGATTTTGCTTTAAGTAGACTTGGAATTCTAAAGATTTGTAAGAGTAAATATGTTCCAGAAATTTGTGAATCCTGTGAATTAAAAAAGATTTGTAATATTTACAATTCCAAATAA